The Niastella koreensis GR20-10 genome includes a window with the following:
- a CDS encoding potassium channel beta subunit family protein, whose amino-acid sequence MEYRRLGRSGVQLSVLSFGSWVTFHKQIDDSIADTLMGMSYDAGINFFDNAEGYALGESEKMMGRVLKKKNWDRTSYVLSSKVFFGWRKDSKPNQTGLSRKHIVEACHEALDRLQQNYLDLYFCHRPDPTVPIEEVVWTMHNLIQQGKVLYWGTSMWSGAEIMEAHRVAQQYCLIGPVMEQPQYNMFERHKMEMDYLPVFQNVGLGTTIWSPLAAGFLTGKYNEGIPEDSRLAIKGFGWLKDRWIQDEKLKKVKQLTELAKQLNVSLAALAIAWTIKNPNVTTAILGATKVEQLQENLKALDALKVLTPEVLEQIENILQNKPQMDLA is encoded by the coding sequence ATGGAATACAGACGATTGGGCCGGTCGGGCGTACAACTAAGCGTTCTCTCCTTTGGCAGTTGGGTAACATTTCACAAACAAATTGATGATAGTATAGCAGATACCTTAATGGGCATGTCCTATGATGCGGGTATTAATTTTTTTGATAATGCAGAAGGGTATGCGCTGGGCGAAAGTGAAAAAATGATGGGCCGGGTGCTGAAGAAAAAGAACTGGGACCGCACCTCCTATGTGTTATCCTCAAAAGTATTTTTCGGCTGGCGGAAGGATAGCAAACCGAACCAAACGGGTTTAAGCAGAAAACACATTGTAGAAGCCTGTCACGAAGCGCTGGACCGCCTGCAGCAGAATTACCTCGATCTGTATTTCTGCCACCGCCCCGACCCCACAGTACCTATTGAGGAAGTGGTATGGACCATGCATAACCTGATACAACAGGGTAAGGTATTGTATTGGGGAACCAGTATGTGGAGCGGCGCAGAAATTATGGAAGCCCACCGTGTGGCGCAACAGTATTGCTTAATAGGCCCCGTTATGGAGCAACCGCAATACAATATGTTCGAGCGTCATAAAATGGAAATGGATTACCTGCCCGTGTTTCAGAATGTGGGGTTGGGAACCACCATCTGGAGCCCCCTGGCAGCCGGCTTTTTAACCGGGAAGTATAATGAGGGCATTCCTGAAGATTCACGGCTGGCGATCAAAGGCTTTGGCTGGTTGAAAGACAGGTGGATCCAGGATGAGAAGCTGAAAAAAGTAAAACAGCTTACTGAGCTGGCTAAACAATTGAATGTTTCTTTGGCAGCTCTTGCCATTGCATGGACTATAAAAAATCCCAATGTAACCACCGCCATCCTGGGCGCTACCAAAGTGGAACAATTGCAGGAGAACCTGAAAGCATTGGACGCATTGAAGGTATTAACGCCTGAGGTGCTGGAACAAATAGAAAATATTTTACAGAACAAGCCTCAGATGGACCTTGCATAA
- a CDS encoding TetR/AcrR family transcriptional regulator, producing the protein MSLTEKVDKRAHILTVAEGLFAEHGFDGTSVRDIAQLANVNLAMISYYFGSKEKLLEALIEDRAGYTLGILEELSKNQTLTPWEKIDRFVDFYVEKILNNFRFHCIITQQYNATRSPEIKELLINIKLRNLEQIKQVIADGQKKKVFRKVDVELTMASVFGTMNHITNSKALYCRLMKIDDTDDASYRKKIAPRLKTHLKQMMRAHLDIKNEE; encoded by the coding sequence ATGTCACTCACGGAAAAAGTAGATAAAAGAGCACACATCCTCACGGTTGCAGAGGGGCTGTTCGCGGAACATGGTTTTGATGGGACTTCTGTGCGGGATATAGCGCAACTCGCTAACGTAAATCTTGCCATGATCTCTTATTACTTCGGTTCAAAAGAGAAATTACTGGAAGCACTGATCGAAGACCGTGCCGGGTATACGCTGGGGATTCTTGAAGAGTTGAGTAAAAATCAAACTCTGACTCCCTGGGAAAAAATTGACCGTTTTGTTGATTTTTATGTAGAGAAGATCCTGAACAACTTCAGGTTCCATTGTATCATAACGCAACAATACAATGCCACCCGTTCACCGGAAATAAAAGAACTACTCATCAATATAAAACTGCGTAACCTGGAACAAATAAAGCAGGTGATCGCAGACGGTCAAAAGAAAAAAGTATTCAGAAAGGTAGACGTTGAACTAACGATGGCGAGTGTGTTTGGCACAATGAACCATATTACCAACTCCAAAGCCCTGTATTGCCGCCTGATGAAAATTGATGATACCGATGATGCCAGCTACCGGAAAAAAATTGCCCCGCGGTTAAAGACCCATTTAAAACAAATGATGCGGGCGCACCTGGATATAAAAAATGAAGAATAA
- a CDS encoding TolC family protein — protein MKNNIYNIERMNFTKQIVSGLALLLTIISAQAQTRTIGLEEAVNMGVANSKQLKLDQNKIAQAVSQLEQAKDETMPTVKASAAYNHALMLQRSFALPSDGGGDPKSMKFPFDNTLYQGTLSINEPIFAQGRFRYAKESANILIQSSKLDSDKDKDEIVYNIIGAYINFYKVQQNLKIVAQNMEDVDQKLTEIKKFESQGLATKNDVLRFQLEKSNIQIQQVELEHTLKVVNYNLDILLGLPENTMVQVQDVVYKLDMTEGADVYMKQALQDRKEFGSLNYQDKLADINIKKIRDEKLPTLGVGGSLYYINPSKALIPKGATYLAPFVVGINASWDITGFFKNKNKATEASLQKQEVTATRDVLTDQVKMDVNKSYTQYHQTLEKIKLLNDAVVQATENERITESKFKNNLVTTTDRIEAQTLLYQSRLNLELAKADATAAYYTLLKTTGHIQP, from the coding sequence ATGAAGAATAACATTTATAATATAGAACGCATGAACTTCACAAAGCAAATAGTATCGGGATTAGCCTTATTACTAACCATTATCTCTGCACAAGCACAAACAAGAACCATCGGTTTGGAAGAAGCCGTTAACATGGGCGTGGCAAACAGCAAACAATTAAAACTGGACCAAAATAAAATTGCACAGGCTGTTTCACAACTGGAGCAGGCAAAGGATGAAACAATGCCTACCGTAAAAGCGAGCGCGGCTTATAACCATGCCCTGATGTTGCAGCGCAGTTTTGCCCTGCCTTCAGATGGTGGCGGCGACCCAAAGAGCATGAAATTCCCTTTTGATAACACCCTGTATCAGGGAACCCTCAGTATTAACGAACCCATTTTTGCACAGGGCCGGTTCCGTTATGCAAAAGAATCAGCCAACATTCTGATCCAAAGCAGCAAACTGGATTCGGATAAAGACAAAGACGAAATCGTATACAACATCATCGGCGCTTACATCAACTTTTACAAAGTTCAACAGAACCTGAAGATCGTAGCGCAGAACATGGAAGACGTTGACCAGAAATTAACCGAGATCAAAAAATTTGAAAGCCAGGGTTTGGCTACCAAGAATGATGTGTTGCGTTTTCAATTAGAAAAATCGAATATTCAAATACAACAGGTAGAACTGGAACACACCCTTAAGGTGGTGAATTATAACCTGGATATCTTGCTGGGCTTGCCTGAAAATACAATGGTACAGGTACAGGACGTGGTTTACAAACTGGATATGACAGAAGGCGCGGATGTTTACATGAAGCAGGCCCTGCAAGATAGAAAGGAGTTTGGCTCCTTAAATTACCAGGATAAACTGGCTGATATCAACATCAAGAAAATTCGCGACGAAAAGTTACCTACCCTTGGCGTTGGCGGTAGCTTATACTACATCAACCCTTCCAAAGCGTTGATCCCTAAAGGCGCTACCTACCTGGCTCCCTTTGTAGTAGGTATTAATGCAAGCTGGGACATTACCGGTTTCTTCAAAAACAAGAACAAGGCAACGGAAGCCAGTTTACAAAAACAGGAAGTAACCGCTACCCGCGACGTACTGACCGACCAGGTGAAAATGGATGTGAATAAATCCTATACCCAATACCATCAAACACTGGAAAAGATCAAATTGCTGAACGACGCGGTGGTACAGGCTACGGAGAATGAAAGAATAACCGAATCTAAATTCAAGAACAACCTGGTTACAACCACCGACCGTATTGAAGCACAAACCCTGTTGTATCAATCGCGTTTAAATCTTGAGCTGGCTAAAGCAGATGCTACTGCCGCTTATTATACCCTTTTGAAAACAACCGGACACATTCAACCCTAA
- a CDS encoding HlyD family secretion protein — protein MNDVKKSSKGKKIIFPVILGLVLVGALAFTAKEYFYGQSHEETDNAQVDADISPVVTRATGYIKDIRFVDNQFVHAGDTLVVLDDRDFQIKLQQAEAALAVAKQSVNVSQFAVNEARTGIATAQANIETAKVRVWKANEDFKRYEALYEDHAITKAQYDAAKAEKDAAEAAQRVAETQVPVINEKVSTNKQQVNATASNIGLRQADIDYAKLQLSYTVITAPTDGVISKKTIQPGQLVQAGQSLFSIVNDNGLYLTANFKETQIENIKIGQPVHVNVDAFGDHPINGTVESFSGATGAKFSLLPPDNATGNFVKVVQRVPVRIKLDKSDKEFISRLRPGLSAKVVVDTKK, from the coding sequence ATGAACGACGTTAAAAAGAGCAGTAAAGGAAAAAAGATCATTTTCCCTGTTATCCTGGGTCTTGTATTAGTAGGCGCCCTGGCGTTTACCGCAAAAGAATATTTCTATGGCCAAAGCCATGAAGAAACCGACAACGCCCAGGTTGATGCCGACATCAGCCCGGTGGTTACAAGAGCAACCGGCTATATTAAAGACATTCGTTTTGTTGATAACCAGTTTGTGCATGCTGGTGATACCCTGGTGGTATTGGATGACCGCGATTTCCAGATCAAACTGCAACAGGCTGAAGCTGCCCTGGCAGTTGCCAAACAGTCTGTGAACGTATCGCAGTTTGCCGTGAACGAGGCCAGAACCGGTATTGCCACTGCACAGGCAAATATCGAAACCGCCAAAGTGCGCGTGTGGAAAGCAAACGAAGACTTCAAGCGTTACGAAGCTTTGTACGAAGACCACGCCATTACCAAGGCGCAATATGATGCAGCAAAAGCTGAAAAAGATGCAGCCGAAGCCGCTCAGCGTGTAGCTGAAACCCAGGTGCCTGTAATAAACGAAAAAGTAAGCACCAACAAACAGCAGGTGAACGCTACCGCTTCCAACATAGGTTTGCGTCAGGCAGATATTGATTATGCCAAATTGCAATTAAGCTATACTGTTATTACAGCTCCTACCGATGGGGTAATTTCAAAGAAAACCATTCAGCCAGGTCAGCTGGTGCAAGCCGGTCAGTCATTGTTCTCTATTGTAAATGACAACGGCCTGTACTTAACAGCCAACTTTAAAGAAACCCAGATTGAGAATATCAAGATCGGTCAGCCGGTGCATGTTAATGTAGATGCTTTCGGTGATCATCCGATCAACGGAACGGTTGAATCATTTTCGGGTGCAACCGGCGCCAAGTTCTCATTACTGCCTCCAGATAACGCTACCGGTAACTTTGTAAAAGTTGTTCAACGGGTACCTGTGCGTATCAAGCTGGATAAATCAGATAAGGAATTCATTAGCCGCTTACGTCCTGGTTTAAGTGCTAAAGTGGTAGTTGATACCAAGAAATAA
- a CDS encoding DHA2 family efflux MFS transporter permease subunit produces MAEHGFRKWIITITVIMASLLELIDTTIVNVALPDIMGNLGATLEDAGWLVTGYAVANVIVLPMSGWLGERFGRKNYFLASILVFTAASYLCGQSHSLTELILFRLLQGLAGGGLLSTAQAILMETWPREEIGMATALFGLGAVVGPTLGPTIGGYIIDHKAWQYIFYVNIPVGAIAAFLVSMFVRETSMSAKGKPIDWWGILLLAIGVGSLQVVLEKGETEDWFQTPYIAGLTIATILSGIGFVWRELSTDHPVVDFRILKDRSFAIGIITSFALGFALYGSVFIFPVFCQNLLGFTALQTGKILLPGGLATIVCMPFVGAMLKKGIPAQFMATGGFFLFFIFCWLLSNSNLESGTGDFFWPLIVRGIGMAILFVPLTTLAVQGLQGKQIGQGTGLNNMMRQLGGSFGVAILTTLIHLKSGQVRNALIQNINPYNPAYLQRRDGQVAAFMSKGATAFQAQQMSDRAMEGNIIKQTMLVTYDNMYMVIGVFVLAAIPVIYLQKFKKKPVIVTDAH; encoded by the coding sequence ATGGCAGAACATGGATTTAGGAAGTGGATCATCACCATTACGGTGATCATGGCTTCGCTGCTGGAATTGATCGATACTACGATCGTGAACGTGGCCCTGCCCGATATCATGGGTAACCTGGGCGCCACCCTCGAAGATGCGGGTTGGCTGGTGACAGGATATGCAGTAGCGAATGTGATCGTATTGCCAATGTCGGGCTGGTTAGGAGAGCGTTTTGGAAGAAAGAATTATTTTCTGGCCTCCATTCTGGTTTTTACAGCCGCCTCTTATTTATGTGGACAGTCACACTCGCTCACAGAGCTGATCCTGTTCAGGTTATTACAGGGCCTGGCTGGCGGTGGTTTGTTATCAACCGCACAGGCTATTTTGATGGAGACCTGGCCACGCGAAGAGATCGGTATGGCAACCGCCCTGTTTGGTTTGGGTGCGGTAGTAGGTCCAACACTTGGTCCCACCATCGGTGGGTATATCATTGATCACAAGGCCTGGCAATATATCTTCTATGTAAATATTCCTGTAGGCGCTATTGCCGCCTTCCTGGTGTCGATGTTTGTGCGGGAGACGTCGATGTCTGCAAAAGGAAAGCCGATAGACTGGTGGGGAATTCTATTACTGGCAATAGGTGTGGGAAGTTTACAGGTGGTGCTGGAAAAAGGGGAAACTGAAGACTGGTTTCAAACGCCTTACATTGCCGGATTGACAATAGCTACCATTCTTTCTGGTATTGGTTTCGTATGGCGGGAATTGAGCACCGATCACCCGGTAGTTGATTTCCGGATTTTGAAAGACCGGAGTTTTGCAATAGGTATTATTACCTCCTTTGCACTTGGCTTCGCTTTATATGGTTCGGTATTTATATTCCCGGTATTTTGTCAGAACCTGTTAGGCTTTACGGCGTTGCAAACCGGTAAGATCCTGTTGCCCGGTGGGCTGGCTACCATTGTGTGTATGCCATTTGTAGGCGCCATGTTGAAGAAAGGTATACCGGCACAGTTTATGGCAACCGGTGGATTCTTCCTGTTCTTTATATTCTGTTGGTTGCTTTCTAACAGCAACCTGGAATCAGGAACGGGTGATTTCTTCTGGCCGTTGATTGTTCGTGGTATCGGTATGGCCATCCTGTTTGTGCCATTGACCACATTGGCGGTACAGGGCCTGCAGGGTAAACAAATTGGGCAGGGTACAGGTTTGAACAATATGATGCGTCAGTTGGGTGGTTCATTTGGTGTGGCTATTCTTACCACGCTCATTCACCTGAAATCGGGCCAGGTGCGTAATGCGCTTATTCAAAATATTAACCCGTATAACCCGGCATATTTACAACGCAGAGATGGGCAGGTGGCCGCCTTTATGAGTAAAGGAGCTACCGCATTTCAGGCCCAGCAAATGAGCGACAGGGCAATGGAGGGGAATATTATAAAGCAAACCATGCTGGTTACCTATGATAATATGTATATGGTAATTGGCGTGTTTGTACTGGCGGCGATCCCGGTAATTTACCTGCAAAAATTCAAGAAGAAGCCGGTGATAGTAACAGATGCACACTAA
- a CDS encoding SDR family oxidoreductase, which translates to MPFKGRKVLITGGSRGIGKAIAMRLAADGAEIAIVGKTVEPNPKLEGTIYTAAEEISKAGAGKVVPIQGDIRFEDSIDQIVKTTVEQLGGIDILINNASAINLSPTEHLEPKRWDLMHDINVRGTFFMSKACIPALKKSTNAHILNLSPPLTLNPEWFGRFLAYSISKFGMSMCVLGLAEELKPYKIGVNALWPKTTIATAAIQNIVGGDMMVQRSRKPEIVADAAWYILQRPAAESTGNFFIDEDILKEQGITDFTHYAVNPAQKLMLDLFL; encoded by the coding sequence ATGCCATTTAAAGGAAGAAAAGTATTAATTACAGGTGGTTCGCGCGGAATAGGAAAGGCCATTGCTATGCGTTTAGCAGCCGATGGAGCCGAGATTGCAATTGTAGGAAAGACAGTTGAACCCAATCCTAAACTGGAAGGCACCATTTACACTGCTGCTGAAGAGATCTCCAAAGCCGGCGCGGGGAAAGTTGTTCCCATTCAGGGCGATATTCGATTTGAAGACAGTATTGACCAGATTGTAAAAACAACTGTGGAGCAATTAGGCGGCATCGACATCCTCATCAACAACGCCAGCGCCATTAATTTATCGCCTACAGAACACCTGGAGCCCAAACGGTGGGACCTGATGCATGATATAAATGTTCGCGGTACCTTTTTTATGAGTAAAGCGTGTATTCCCGCATTGAAAAAGAGTACAAATGCGCACATCCTTAATTTATCACCGCCATTGACCCTGAACCCCGAATGGTTTGGCCGTTTTCTGGCTTACAGCATCAGTAAATTTGGTATGAGTATGTGTGTGCTGGGACTGGCAGAAGAATTAAAACCATACAAGATTGGGGTAAATGCCCTTTGGCCAAAAACTACTATTGCCACGGCGGCCATTCAAAACATTGTTGGGGGCGATATGATGGTGCAGCGCAGCCGCAAACCCGAAATAGTCGCTGATGCGGCCTGGTATATTCTGCAACGGCCTGCTGCAGAGTCTACAGGTAATTTCTTTATTGATGAGGACATCCTGAAGGAGCAGGGCATTACCGATTTCACTCACTATGCGGTGAACCCGGCGCAAAAATTAATGCTCGATCTTTTCTTATAA
- the lysS gene encoding lysine--tRNA ligase: MSTQHLSEQEIIRREKLQELQKLGIDPYPAPLYPVNITAEKIKQEYKGEENKADFADVCLAGRIMSIRDMGKASFAKMQDSTGSIQLYIKRDEICPGEDKTLYDKVWKHLTDIGDIFGVKGYVFTTKTGETSVHVTELTFLTKSLKPLPIVKEKDGETFDAVSDPEFRYRQRYVDLIINPTVKDTFLKRSQLINTIRDFLNAQGALEVDTPVLQAIPGGAAARPFITHHNALDVPFYLRIANELYLKRLIVGGFDWVYEFSRNFRNEGMDRTHNPEFTVLEWYTAYKDYFWMMEITEQLFEKIANTLHNSTKVQVGDKEIDFKAPFKRISIYDAIQEHTGFDVSNMNETELREVCKKLNIHTEASMGKGKLIDELFGNKCEMHYIQPTFIIDYPVEMSPLTKKHRSKAGLVERFELMVNGKEIANAYSELNDPIDQRERFEEQAELLKRGDDEAMYIDNDFLRALEYGMPPTSGIGIGIDRLVMLMTNQPSIQDVLLFPQMRPEKTGE, encoded by the coding sequence ATGAGTACACAACATTTGTCTGAACAGGAGATCATCAGACGGGAGAAATTACAGGAATTACAAAAGCTGGGTATCGATCCATACCCCGCACCGCTTTACCCCGTGAATATTACTGCCGAAAAAATAAAGCAGGAATACAAGGGCGAAGAAAATAAAGCTGATTTTGCCGATGTATGTCTGGCCGGCCGTATCATGAGCATTCGCGATATGGGTAAGGCTTCTTTTGCCAAAATGCAGGACAGCACCGGAAGTATCCAGTTGTACATTAAACGCGATGAGATCTGCCCCGGTGAAGACAAAACGCTGTACGATAAAGTATGGAAACACCTCACTGATATCGGCGATATCTTTGGCGTGAAGGGTTATGTGTTCACCACCAAAACCGGTGAAACCTCTGTGCATGTTACCGAGCTCACCTTCCTTACCAAATCGCTGAAACCATTACCGATCGTAAAGGAAAAAGACGGTGAAACCTTTGATGCGGTTAGTGACCCCGAGTTCCGTTACCGCCAGCGGTATGTTGACCTGATCATTAATCCAACAGTTAAAGACACGTTTTTAAAACGCAGTCAGCTCATCAATACCATCCGTGATTTCCTGAATGCCCAGGGCGCCCTGGAGGTAGATACCCCGGTATTGCAGGCCATCCCAGGTGGTGCAGCCGCCCGCCCGTTCATTACGCACCACAATGCGCTGGATGTGCCGTTCTATTTGCGTATTGCCAATGAGCTGTACCTGAAACGCCTGATCGTAGGCGGGTTCGACTGGGTTTATGAGTTCAGCCGCAACTTCCGCAACGAGGGTATGGACCGTACGCATAACCCCGAGTTTACCGTGCTGGAATGGTATACTGCCTATAAAGATTATTTCTGGATGATGGAGATCACCGAACAACTGTTTGAGAAGATCGCCAACACCCTGCACAATTCTACTAAAGTTCAGGTAGGTGATAAAGAGATCGATTTCAAAGCGCCGTTCAAGCGCATCAGCATTTACGATGCTATTCAAGAGCACACCGGTTTTGACGTAAGCAACATGAATGAAACCGAGTTGCGCGAGGTTTGCAAAAAGCTGAACATTCATACCGAAGCCAGCATGGGTAAAGGCAAACTGATAGATGAACTGTTTGGGAATAAATGCGAGATGCATTACATCCAACCCACTTTTATCATCGACTACCCGGTTGAAATGAGCCCGCTTACTAAAAAGCACCGCAGCAAGGCCGGACTGGTGGAACGTTTTGAGCTGATGGTAAATGGTAAAGAGATCGCCAATGCATACAGCGAGCTGAACGACCCCATCGATCAACGCGAGCGTTTTGAAGAACAGGCTGAACTGCTAAAGCGCGGTGATGATGAAGCCATGTATATAGACAATGACTTCCTGCGCGCTCTTGAATATGGGATGCCGCCTACCTCAGGTATTGGTATTGGTATTGACCGATTGGTGATGCTGATGACCAACCAGCCCAGCATTCAGGATGTGCTGCTGTTCCCGCAAATGCGGCCTGAAAAAACAGGTGAGTAA
- a CDS encoding flavin reductase family protein, translated as MIIDLKDLTPVLKQNYLQHAIAPRPICFASTIDNAGNVNLSPFSFFNMFSSNPPMVIFSPARRVRDNTTKHSLQNVLEVPEVVINIVDYDMVYQTSLASCEFPKEVNEFSKAGFTAEPATLVKPPMVKESKVKMECRVHEIKPLGTEGGAGNLVLCEVLRMHIADEILNENGMIDQRKLHHVARLGGDWYCKVDETNLFMVEKPNTKLGIGIDALPDPIKNSKILSGNNLGQLGNVHEMPVIDPSFDDAQLKSIFQYYSLNPAEMETELHTYAKKLLNEGKVQEAWQVLLALN; from the coding sequence ATGATCATAGATTTAAAAGATCTCACCCCGGTGCTGAAACAGAATTACCTGCAACATGCAATAGCACCGCGGCCTATTTGTTTTGCCAGCACCATCGATAACGCCGGCAATGTAAATTTGAGCCCTTTCAGCTTTTTCAATATGTTCAGCAGCAACCCGCCAATGGTGATCTTTTCACCGGCCCGCCGGGTGCGCGATAATACCACCAAACACAGTTTGCAAAACGTACTGGAGGTACCCGAAGTAGTGATCAATATTGTTGATTACGATATGGTATACCAAACCAGTTTGGCCAGCTGTGAATTTCCGAAAGAAGTGAACGAATTCAGCAAAGCGGGTTTCACTGCCGAACCGGCCACCCTGGTAAAACCACCCATGGTAAAGGAAAGCAAGGTGAAAATGGAATGCAGGGTGCATGAAATAAAACCGCTGGGTACCGAAGGGGGCGCAGGCAACCTGGTACTTTGCGAGGTACTGCGCATGCATATTGCCGATGAAATTCTGAATGAGAACGGCATGATAGACCAGCGCAAGCTGCACCATGTGGCCCGGCTTGGCGGCGACTGGTATTGCAAGGTCGATGAAACCAATTTATTTATGGTGGAGAAACCCAATACCAAACTGGGTATTGGCATCGATGCCCTGCCCGATCCCATTAAAAACAGCAAAATCCTTAGCGGTAATAACCTGGGCCAGTTGGGCAATGTGCACGAAATGCCGGTGATTGACCCATCCTTTGACGATGCGCAGCTAAAAAGTATTTTCCAGTATTATTCGTTAAATCCCGCCGAAATGGAAACCGAATTACATACATATGCCAAAAAGCTGTTGAACGAGGGCAAAGTGCAGGAAGCCTGGCAGGTTTTACTTGCACTCAACTAA
- a CDS encoding fumarylacetoacetate hydrolase family protein, producing MKLVSYLTEGHDRVAILVDGLLYDAEVLHPDLPTNMSMFLAYWEDSYSMALAGEMMIKEGKIAKSKGIAYDSVTILAPVPFPTSCRDGYAFRQHVEAARRNRKVPMIPEFDQYPIFYFTNHHSIQGPGDIQCMPDHLEKLDFELEVAIVISKPGRNIRAEDADEYIGGLMIMNDMSARRLQMEEMLLNLGPAKGKDFSTVIGPWLVTLDELQQYEVPTKEGHTGKSFNLRMQCRVNGKQVSDGNMKDMDWTFAEIIERASYGVNLNPGDVIGSGTVGTGCFLELNGTGKLNDPNYVEQWLQPGDVVEMEVDGLGVLSNTIVQEEDDFSLFARKKSV from the coding sequence ATGAAACTTGTCTCTTACCTCACCGAAGGTCATGACCGTGTAGCCATTCTGGTAGACGGACTACTATATGATGCCGAAGTTTTACACCCCGATCTGCCGACCAATATGAGTATGTTTCTTGCTTACTGGGAAGACTCCTATTCCATGGCGCTGGCCGGTGAAATGATGATCAAAGAAGGAAAGATCGCCAAAAGCAAGGGCATTGCGTACGATAGCGTCACTATTCTGGCCCCGGTTCCTTTTCCCACCTCCTGCCGCGATGGCTATGCGTTTCGTCAACATGTGGAAGCGGCCCGTCGTAACCGTAAAGTGCCCATGATCCCCGAGTTTGATCAATACCCCATTTTCTATTTTACCAATCACCATAGCATTCAGGGTCCCGGCGACATTCAGTGCATGCCCGATCATTTGGAAAAGCTCGATTTTGAGCTGGAAGTAGCCATTGTGATCAGCAAACCAGGCCGCAACATCAGGGCCGAAGACGCAGATGAATATATTGGCGGCTTAATGATCATGAACGATATGAGCGCCCGCCGCCTGCAAATGGAAGAAATGCTGTTGAACCTGGGCCCCGCAAAAGGAAAAGATTTCTCTACGGTTATCGGACCCTGGCTGGTTACGCTGGACGAATTGCAACAATACGAAGTACCTACAAAAGAGGGGCATACAGGTAAAAGCTTTAACCTGCGCATGCAATGCCGCGTAAATGGCAAACAGGTAAGCGATGGCAATATGAAGGATATGGACTGGACCTTTGCCGAGATCATTGAACGAGCCTCCTATGGCGTTAATCTGAATCCCGGTGATGTGATCGGCAGCGGCACAGTAGGAACCGGTTGCTTTTTAGAACTGAATGGCACCGGTAAACTGAACGATCCCAATTACGTGGAGCAATGGCTGCAACCCGGCGATGTGGTTGAAATGGAAGTAGACGGGCTGGGCGTTCTCAGTAATACGATCGTTCAGGAAGAGGATGACTTTTCACTATTTGCCAGAAAGAAATCAGTTTAA